The Sphingobacterium lactis sequence GCGAGAAGAATTGGCAATTATTGCGTCGTGGCCGTTATGTTGAGTTTAACCTGGTCTATGATGCAGGAACAAAATTCGGTTTGGAGACCAATGGCCGAATTGAATCCATTTTGATGAGTTTGCCGGAACAGGCGAATTGGTTCTATAATTTCCAGGTCGAGCCAGGCTCCTTGGAGGAGGAAACCCTATCCTTATTGAAGAAGGGCGTAAATTGGGTTTAGTCTTTTACCTTAGAACACTACATGATAAAATTTGAAAGATTCACTCTTGCAAATGGACTTCGCTTTTTAGTACACGAAGATCCACATAGCCCGATGGCCTGCATGAACATCCTATATGATGTCGGCGCGAGAGATGAACAGGAGGATAAAACGGGATTTGCGCACCTTTTTGAGCATTTGATGTTCAGTGGGTCGATGAATATCCCGAACTATGATCAACCCCTGCAGCGGGTTGGCGGTGAGAACAATGCGTTCACCTCAAACGATATCACCAATTATTACATCACCTTGCCCGCCAATAACTTGGAAACAGCATTTTGGTTGGAATCTGATCGCATGATGGGTTTAGCCTTTAATGAACAGGGTTTGGAGGTGCAACGAAATGTTGTGATCGAAGAGTTTAAACAACGCTATCTGAACCAGCCTTATGGTGATGTGTGGCTTAAATTGCGCGAATTGGCGTATAAGGTCCATCCCTATAAGTGGGCGACCATTGGCAAGGAGATCAAGCATATCGAAGATGCGAAGATGGAAGATGTCAAGGCGTTCTTTGCGAAATTCTATCGGCCGAACAATGCCATAGTAACCATTGCGGGGCATGTGAAATTGGAGGAGGTGAAGGATTTGGCAGAAAAATGGTTCGGCGATATCCCTAGTGGCGAGCCTAATCTACGTTCTCTTCCTGTTGAGCCTGCGCAGACAGAAGCTCGTTTGAAACATGTCCATGCCGATGTTCCTGTGGATGCCCTGTATATCGCCTTTCATTCCGTGGATCGTTTGCACCCGGATTACCAGACCATCGATCTGATTACAGACATCTTGGCCAGAGGAACATCCGCACGATTGTACCGACGATTGGTCAAAGATCAGCAGTTATTCAGCGAGATCAATGCCTATGTGGTGGGAAGTTTAGATCAGAACCTGGTCGTAGTCGAAGGTAAACCTATTGAAGGCGTGTCTTTGGAAGATGCCGAAAAGGCAATCTGGAAAGAGCTGGATACACTCAGCAAAGAGGAAGTCTCCAGGGAGGAACTGACCAAGGTAAAGAACAAGATCGAATCGACATTGGTTTTCGCAGAGTTGTCCATTTTGGATAAAGCCATGAATCTAGGATACTATGAGTTGTTGGGCGATGCGGAACTGTACAATCAAGAAGTTGATAATTATTTAAAGATCAATGAATGGGATATTATGCGTGTGGCAAAGGAAACTTTCCAGCACACAAACTCCTCAACATTATATTACCATGCCAAAGAAAGGGTAGAAGATGCTAAATAGAAAAGAAGCTCCTGCACTGCATGGGATCGATATTATGCAGATCGAAAGACCGGAAGAATTGATTTTCGCCAATGGATTGCGTGTATTTGTGTTCCGCGCTCCGGAACAGGAACTCATCAAGGCTGAATTTGTGTTCAACAATATCTTCGGACAACCTGAGAATCCAGTAAGGAATACCGCATTGAGTTCGATGCTGAAGGAAGGGACACCAACCTATAACAGCGCGCAGATTGCCGAAAAGATCGATTTTTATGGGGCATACCTGGTGCCTGAGTTTAGTTTTGACCAAAATGCACTGACGTTATATACGCTCAAGAAGCATGTGGATGCCGTTTTGCCGATTGTATTCGATGTGCTGAATAATAGCATAGTCCCGCAGCAGGAACTTGATACCTATATTCGGAACAATAGGCAGAGCCTGCAAATCTCCTTGGAGAAAACAGACTTTATAGCTCGCCGAACATTTTATAAGGGTATATTCGGGGAAACCCGCTACGGACAGTATGTTACGGATGAACTCCTTAAAAATTTAGAGCGTGAAGATATTCTACGCCTGTACAAACAACAGATCCAGCCAACCAATGCAACCCTCTTTCTGTCGGGTAATATTACGGAAGAAGTAATGCATTCTTTCCGAACCTACTTTGAAGAGCAATGGCAAGTTGAATCAACAATCGAAACAACACTTTATATTCCACAGAATTCTCCAGCAACGGGATTGGTATACACCGCCAAAGCTGGCGCCTTACAATCCTCCATCCGCATGGGGAAATTGGGGATCCAGAGATCACATGTAGATTATCCTGCCCTGCAATTCACCAATACCTTATTCGGCGGGTTCTTTGGTTCGCGATTGATGAGCAATATCCGTGAGGATAAGGGATACACCTACAGTATCGGTTCCATGGTGGCGAATTTAAACCATGCCGGATTTATCTCGGTGGTAACAGATGTCGGTGCTCAACATACTGAAGATACCCTACATCAGATTGCCTTGGAGTCCACACGCCTGCAACAAGAGAAAGTTAAGGAAGCTGAACTTGAATTGGTACGGAATTATATGCTGGGCGGTATGCTGGGGAGTTTGGAATCAATCTTTTCCCATGTTGACAAATTCAAATCCGTTTATTTCTCGGGGTTAACCCTGGATTATTACGATTATTATGCACAGGTAGTTCAACATATCCAAGCGGATCAAGTGATGGATATGGCGCAGAAATACCTTGGGACAGAGGATATGCTAAAAGTTGTGGTGGGCAAAATGTCCCACGAGCAACTCGAAGGGTAGATTTAGCATTAATGACATAAGAAAGCGGGGTTGAACACGTTCAACCCCGCTTTCTTATGTTTAGTTTTGACTAATTTTCTTTTGCCATTAAATCTTGAATGGCCACGGAGGCTAATGCACCACCGAATGCAGCAGGCAGGTAAGACATCGTGCCATAGGCAGATTTCTTATAGTTGCTGCCATCTGTATACAAAAGGGATTCCTTATCGGGTAATTCGGTGGAAAACACCACTTTGACCCCTTTACGAATGCCATGTTTTTTCAGTTTTTTACGGATGTGCTGTGCCAGTTTGCAATTGAAGGTTTTGCCAATATCGGCGATCCGGATTTTCGTAGGATCTAATTTTCCGCCTGCACCCATGGAACTCACAAATGGGATTTTCGATTCTATCGCGCGACGGATGAAGAACAATTTTGGCGTGATACTATCGATAGCTTCCACACAGTAATCCGGTTGCAATTCCAGTAACCCGGGAATGGACTGTGGCATTACAAATTCCTGAACCACGTTGAGCTGCAGTTCGGGATTGATGGCCAAAAGACGTTCTCGCATGATTTCAGCCTTGGCAACACCATGATTGGTCGCCAATGCCGGTAACTGTCTGTTTCTGTTGCTGGGATCCACGGTATCACCATCGATAATGGTCATTTTCCCAACTCCGGAACGCGCAATAAATTCTGCGGCGAAAGACCCGACACCACCTAAACCAAGAACCATCACATGTGCGTTTGCTAATTTTTCCAATGCCTCTCTACCGACTAGGGCTTCGGTGCGTGAGAGCCAAGATAAATCCATCATTCTTCTATTGTATAATTAAAAACCTGCTTGAAATTCAGCATGATCTGCTGCTTCAGTTGCTGCAGAGGCAGCTTTCTGACGCGGCAAAAATACGCATAAATTTCAGAGATTTTTGAATTTTTATCATCGCTCTCCAAGAAGATGCGGTCCAATGGAACCGCTTTGATGAATTCATCCATTCCACCTTTGAGGATGTGAGACCCAACAGAAAGGTGAAATCCATTGCTCAAGAGCGTTTTTGCGAGTTCCCAATGCTTGGCATAGCCATGCATCATTACAGGAACTGCATTGTGTTTTCCCAGTAATGCGGCCAATGTTTCGCTATAGGAACGGACCGTATGCAGCACCAATGGCTTCTTCAATCTATTGGCCAATTCAATCTGCCTATCAAAGGCCATTTGCTGCCGTTCCCATGGGGTAGCCGTCAATTTATCCAGCCCACATTCCCCAACGGCCAGAACGCCGGGTTTATTTGCATACATTTCCAAAACCTCAAACTGCTTCTCAAAATCAGTATCGATATACCAAGGGTGGATACCCGCAGTACACGGCGTGCGCGTCATGTAATCTTTGGAAACAATGACATTGGGCAGTGTAAAAATGCCCTGATCGGGAACCGCATGATTATGGGTATGGATGTCGATATACACTAGGGGAATTTTTAAGTAAATGTAACGGAAATTCTGGGTTAATCCACAATTTCATAGGATCCGAATTCCAAAACTATTATTCCACTGGTGGTGTCGATTTTGAATCTTTTCCGCGAGTGGTCTATGTCAAAGTTTTTATCAATATCCTGTACCTCCTCGGAGATTTCCAAGATCACAGGATAGCCCTCATAACTGATTTCAGAACGGGAGTAATGGGTCACTTGATTGAATTGCAAGCGGCACTCGTTGTCCTGTCCTTCTACATCCAGCAAAAGGGTAACATATAAAGTCTGAGTCTTTGAATCCTCTTCTGTCCTAACAATTTCGGCTCCCAATAATGAATCAATGTCGATGGTCATATGCTGTTTTTTCTAAATGGTCATACAATAATAACAGCAGTTTGCACTTTTCGTTTTCAATTCGAATCAATTGTTGCTAAAAACGAAGTTATTAACCTTCAAGTCGTTCAGAACGGCCTGTAGAAGACTGATCTTCCGAACAGCACGGCTCTGCGCTTTGATTCGTTTAATAAATGGATGCGCCTTTCCCGATGGGTTTGTTTGGCTTTTTGAGGAGTTGTTTCTTTTATGGAACATGATTCCTCCTTTTCAAAGTTTATAATGGTAGACAGCAAGTTCTGTCATATTAAAGATAAGTTAATGAAATGAGAATACCAAGAACCTGATATTTTGGATTCCCGATTCCGAATTGAAATAGGATTTCCATATCTTCGTTTCAAAATTCAGTCCTTGTTAAAAATAGCACACCATACAGCTTATATCCATCCTTTACCAGAAGGACATCGTTTTCCGATGTTGAAATATGAGTTGATACCAGCGCAATTGCTCTATGAAGGATTGGTCACAAGGGATCAGTTTTTTGAACCTGGTCTGGTCGACAAGGAAATAGTCAAGCTTGCGCACGATGCCACCTATGTGGAGGATATGTTGGGTCTGCGCTTGGATCCGAAGATGCAGCGTAGGATTGGTTTTCCCATGTCCGCCAGTTTGGTTGATCGGGAGCTCTACCTCATAGACGGCACCATTCAAGCCTGCTTTGCGGCGATGGAACATGGTGTTGCTTTTAATACGGCCGGAGGGACCCATCATGCTGGTCGCGATTTCGGGGAAGGATTCTGCCTGTTCAATGACCAAGCGGTTGCTGCGGCATATCTCCACCATCAAGGGATCGCCAAAAGGATTTTGATCATCGATCTGGATGTGCACCAAGGGAATGGAACTGCCCATATCTTCGCCGATCATCCGGATATCATTACTTTTTCCATACATGGCGAGCGAAATTTCCCTTTTCATAAGGGGAAGTCGCATGTAGATATCGGGCTGCCTGATGGCGTGGCAGATCAGGAATACCTACAACTTTTAGCGCGTGAACTGCCTCGGTTATTCCAGGACTATGCGCCCGAATTTGTATTTTACCAAGCCGGAGTGGATGTGCTGGCGACCGATAAATTGGGGAAGTTCAATATGACGCCGGAAGGTTGTCGGAAGCGGGATGAATTGGTATTTAGAGCCTGCAGGGATTTTCAGATTCCCGTGGAGGTCAGTATGGGCGGCGGATACTCTGTACATATCAAGGATATCGTCAATGCCCATGTCAACACCTACAGGACAGCAATAGATTTATACGATTTTTAAAATATTATTATGTTATTTCATCAAGACGCAGATTTCAAACATTTGATCATTCATCATGTCGGCAATAAAAGCCAGGACGAGTATTTTACCCTTTCGGAAGAAGAAGTGGATGTACATCGGGACGAAATTCTTGCTGATTTACTGATGCAGTATTTTATGAAGCCTTTTTCGAAGGCCAATGAGGTTTACCGCTTCTATCACCCCAACGATACATTGGACCTCAATGAAGTATATTATTTCGCACGTCAGTATTTTGCCGGTGAAAAGCCATTCATTGATTTTTCAAAGGATATCGCGAAATACCTGTACGAGGTAACCGAACATCCGAAGATCAAATCCGGAGAGCTCTATATTGTGGCATTGGATAATATACAGATGGAAGGAGAGGACCATAAAGCGATCGGTATCTTCAAATCGGAAAATAAAGAAGCTTACCTCAAGGTGTATTCCGAGGCTTCTGGCTTGGATGTGAATTATGAGGAAAAAGCCATCAATATCAACAAATTGGACAAAGGAGTGGTCATTGTAAATGTAGAGGAAGAAGAAGGCTATAAAGTACTCTGTGTTGACCAGACCAATGGTTCTGAGGCCGTGTACTGGAAAGATGATTTCCTGAAATTACGAACGCGCAATGATAATTTCCAACAAACGGGAAACATCATGAAGGTGTACAAGAACTTTGTGAACGAGAAGATCGATGAGGTTTTCGATATGGATAAAGCCGATAAGATCGACTTGTTGAATCGGTCGATGAACTACTTTAAATCCAAGGAAACGTTCGATGAAGAGGAGTTCAATACGGAAGTGATCGGAAATCCAGATGCAGTTTCTCTCTTTAAGGATTACAAGAGTAATTTTGAGGAAGAATTCGATACCCCCTTTCAATCCAACTTTGATATCGCGGCACCTGCGGTGAAGAAAATGGCATCAAGTTATAAATCTGTGTTGAAATTGGATAAGAACTTTCATATCTATGTGCATGGCAAGCGGGAACTTTTGGAGAAGGGATATGATGAAGATAAGGGCATGAATTATTACAAACTATATTTCGAGAACGAAGATTAATGTGGCAGCGGAATAGGACATTGGTCATTTGGCTTATCAGCATTTTTATATTGCTGATAGCTGTTAATTTGATTCAGGGAAATCCCGATTGGATTGAATATGGTTATAGCCGATCGTTCTATCCAGTATACGCCTATTTACCGAAGATCCTTTTTGGCTGGTTGCCTTTCAGCATTGGCGATCTGCTGTATGTATCGCTCGGCGCTACTTTATTAATCCTTTTCCTGAAGCCGATTATCCTATTATTTCGCAGGCAGGGGAGGTTGGCGATGCGGCGATTCTTGGTGTTCTTAGGCGTGCTCTTTTCAGTCTACCTGTTTTTTCAGGTGGCATGGGCCATGAATTATTACCGCATTCCTGTCAGTAAACAGTTGAAGCTTAACGTGGATACGGTGTATCTCGAGGATCATCTTTCGATATTAGCCGACCATATAGCCAAAGCCAATCAGCTTCGTGCGCAAGTCAATATGCGTGAACAGAAACGTGATAGCGCGAATATCGAGGTAGAACAGCTGATGCGTGAAGATGCGCAATTTCCCATGTTGAGCAAAACACAGGTCAAAGTGAAATACCCGCTGGTCGGTGTAATGGCATCCTATTTTGGTGTCTCGGGATACTTTAATCCATTCAGTAACGAAGCGCACGTCAATGGCAATATGCCATTGCATAGCTATCCCTTTACGGTAGCCCATGAGCTATCCCACCAGATGGGGATCGGGTTTGAGGATGAATGTAATTTTATAGGTTTTGTGAAGTTGCAGGACCATCCCAATCCATGGTATGCTTATGCGGCATATTTGGAAAGTTCCACCTACCTCTTGCGAAGTCTCTATTTGGTCGATAAAGGAAAGTTTGAAGAGTACAAATTGAAGTTTTCAGCAGCTGTTAAAGCGGATCTGCAAGCGGATCAAGCCTATTGGCAGCAATATACTGGCTGGATCAATACACTATCGGGGATGTTTTACAACCAATACCTGATCCATAACAATCAAGCCGAAGGCATGGCACGCTATGGTATGGTCAGCCGGTTGATCATTGCCTGGGAGAAACAAAAAAAGGCAGCCAACTAGGCTGCCTTTTGTGTCTTATATGTCGTCTTAAACGGAGAAACTTTCGCCACAGGCACATGTCCTGGACGCATTGGGATTGTGGAATTCAAATCCCTTGCCGTTCAATCCGTCGGAATAATCCAATTCAGTCCCTGCCAAATACAGGTAGGATTTGATATCCAAGCAAATCTTGACACCGTTATCTTCGAAGAACTGATCGCCCTTCTTTTCCTCATTATCGAAATTCAGTTTGTAGGAAAGACCTGAGCAACCGCCACTTTCCACGGCCACGCGTACGAAATAGTTGCTGTCGTAGTTTTCATCCCTCATGATCGTATCGATACGTTCCTTTGCTTTATCTGTAATGGTAACCATGCGTAACTCCTTTGATTGTATACTTGCAAATTTACATAAAATCTTAACAGCTTCTTTGAAAAATCATCTGACTTCTGTCATATTAACCCGTCTTTGTACATTTCCCAGATTGGGGAGTGCGCTCGGATAGCTGCTACGGCCTCTTTTAGCTGTTGGATGGCGGAATCCACTTCTTCGCGGTCCGTATATTTGCTGAAACTGAACCGCATACTGCAATAGGCATCTTCAGCGGAATATCCCATTGCCTTGAGCACATGGGACGGATCCCGATCACCAGAGACACAAGCGGATCCTGAAGAGAAGGCTACTTGAGGTAGCTTGGTCATCAGTTCTGCTGTCTTCACATGCTTGATCAGGACATTGCTGGTGTTCGGAAGGCGATTCGCTCCTTTTGTTGGGATACTGCTTTCCTCGACAGCCTTTAGCAATTCCGCTTCAAAATAATCCCGAAGGGTCGCTATTTCAAACTTTTGCTGCGCTTGATGTGCTGCTTCTCCCAACCCAACAATTTGATGTACAGGATAGGTTCCGCCACGCAAGCCATGTTCCTGTTTACCACCTGAAATCAACGCAGGAATCTGTATGGGTTTTGATTTTCGGCGAATATACAAGGCGCCAATTCCTTTCGGCCCATGCATTTTGTGGGCACTAAGGCATAAGATATCTATCGGGGTTTCCTCCACGTTCAGCGGTAATTTGCCGATCCATTGGGTAGCATCACAGAAAAACAGCACACCTTTACGTTGGCAGATTTCAGCAATTTCCTGCAAGGGGTGAATGACCCCCGTTTCGTTATTGGCTGCCATCAGGCATACCAACACCGTTTCCGGTCCTATGGCATCTTCCAAGGCCTGGAGATCTATTTCCCCCAGTCCATTGACCTTCAGCAAATCGATGGCCATGCCTTCCTTCGTAAGCTGCTCACAAGTTGTCAGGACAGCCTTGTGTTCCGTTCCGCAGGTGAGGATGCGGTTGCCTATCGTTCGATAGGATTTGCTTATACCACGCAGTACGGTATTGATGGCCTCGGTTGAACCCGAGGTAAACGTGATTTCCTTGGGGTTAGCATGAATCAATTCGGCCACCTGAATTCTTGCATGCTCAACAGCGTGGCTTCCCTGACGACCTAGTTTATGTTGAACGCTGGAGGCATTGCCATATTGTTCTTTCAGATAGGGCAACATGGCTTCCAAAACAAGGTCATCAATCCGCGTGGTGGCATTATTGTCGAAATAGGCGATTTTCATGTGTTAAAGTTATCTAAAATTTTCAGGGCAAATACGCTAATATTGTCCTTTTTTATAATTTTGAAAATTAAAATTACACACTATGAAGTTTGCAAATCTGGAGAGTAGTTTGGAGAAACTATTTGATTCCATCCTGTTGAAAATGCCGAGCATCGTTGTCGGCTTTTTAATTTTATTTATCGGTCGTTATGTGATCAAGTTCCTGTTGCGCTTCATTGATCGCCGGTTTGAAAAGCGAAATGTGGATATGTCCATCCGTTCGTTTATCAAGAGCATGGTTAAAATTACCCTATATGTGCTGCTGTTATTAACGGTTGCCAATACCATGGGTATACAGACCACCTCTTTTATTGCCGCTTTATCTGCCTTTGGTTTGGCAGTGGGTATGGCCTTGCAGGGCAGTTTGTCAAACTTTGCCGGAGGTGTCCTGATTTTGATGTTCCGACCATTTGACGTTGGCGATTATATCTCCAGTGCCAACGGATCTTCTGGATCGGTGGAACGTATCGACCTCCTGTATACCACGTTGATCGACGATGACGGTATCCGTGTGTTCAGTCCGAACGGCACATTGGCGAACTCTGTTATCAAGAATTTCACGAAGATTGCTTACCGCAGAATGCAGTTCTCATTGGTGATTTCCTACGATACCAATATCAAGCAAGCCCGTGAAGCTATCCTTGCAGTGTTAGCTGCTGATTCCAGGGTACTGGAAAAACCTAAAGCAGAAGTAATCGTAGGTGATCTTAAAGAATCCGGCATCACATTGACGGTACGTGCTTGGGCTAATCGGGAAGTGTATTGGGCGACCAAGAATGAAGTAGGGGAAGAGATCAAGAACGTGTTGGATGGCAAGAATGTCGTATTCCCTTCAAATATCGTAAAGATTATCGGTGAAAGTCCGAAAGGAACCAATCCAGACCAAGTGCAAACTTAGTCCTTGGAATGGATCAACACATAATATCGGTAAGCTACAACAGCCTGTTGTAGCTTACTTAATTTAGAAGGATCCTCCTTGCTATATTTTGGTAAAATAGCCTGATTGATTTTGTTCAATATCCTAAAGAATCCCTTTTTCATTTCTTTTTAGTGTATTAGTGTGTTTAAACCTACCGCTAAAAGTGCGCCAATAATTGGTCCGAGTACCGGAACCCATGCATATCCGGCATCAAATCCAGCTTTATTCTGAATCGGTAGGATCGCATGCATGATACGTGGCCCCAAATCTCTAGCGGGATTGATGGCGTATCCTGTTGTGCCCCCAAGGGATAGGCCGATCACCCAGACTACAAAAGCAACAGGGATAGCGCCAATGGATCCCAGGCCGACAATGGAATCGTCAGACAACTTCGCATCCGTAAAATGCAGGATGGTAAAGATCAACACAAAAGTAGCAATGGTTTCCGAAAACAGGTTGATAGGTAAGTTCCGGATGGCAGGTGCGGTACAGAACACCGCTTGTTTAGCGCCGGCATCATCTGTTGTATCAAAATGGCTTTTGTAAAATAACCAAACGCATGTGGCACCGATCATGGCTCCCAGGAACTGGGCACCCATATACGATAGGGAAGTGGCCAAATCCATCTTACCCAGTGCGAGGTTGGCAATTGTCACGGCACAGTTTAAATGCGCTCCGCTATAGGGACCTGCGATGGTGACCCCAAC is a genomic window containing:
- a CDS encoding M16 family metallopeptidase — translated: MIKFERFTLANGLRFLVHEDPHSPMACMNILYDVGARDEQEDKTGFAHLFEHLMFSGSMNIPNYDQPLQRVGGENNAFTSNDITNYYITLPANNLETAFWLESDRMMGLAFNEQGLEVQRNVVIEEFKQRYLNQPYGDVWLKLRELAYKVHPYKWATIGKEIKHIEDAKMEDVKAFFAKFYRPNNAIVTIAGHVKLEEVKDLAEKWFGDIPSGEPNLRSLPVEPAQTEARLKHVHADVPVDALYIAFHSVDRLHPDYQTIDLITDILARGTSARLYRRLVKDQQLFSEINAYVVGSLDQNLVVVEGKPIEGVSLEDAEKAIWKELDTLSKEEVSREELTKVKNKIESTLVFAELSILDKAMNLGYYELLGDAELYNQEVDNYLKINEWDIMRVAKETFQHTNSSTLYYHAKERVEDAK
- a CDS encoding M16 family metallopeptidase — translated: MLNRKEAPALHGIDIMQIERPEELIFANGLRVFVFRAPEQELIKAEFVFNNIFGQPENPVRNTALSSMLKEGTPTYNSAQIAEKIDFYGAYLVPEFSFDQNALTLYTLKKHVDAVLPIVFDVLNNSIVPQQELDTYIRNNRQSLQISLEKTDFIARRTFYKGIFGETRYGQYVTDELLKNLEREDILRLYKQQIQPTNATLFLSGNITEEVMHSFRTYFEEQWQVESTIETTLYIPQNSPATGLVYTAKAGALQSSIRMGKLGIQRSHVDYPALQFTNTLFGGFFGSRLMSNIREDKGYTYSIGSMVANLNHAGFISVVTDVGAQHTEDTLHQIALESTRLQQEKVKEAELELVRNYMLGGMLGSLESIFSHVDKFKSVYFSGLTLDYYDYYAQVVQHIQADQVMDMAQKYLGTEDMLKVVVGKMSHEQLEG
- a CDS encoding tRNA threonylcarbamoyladenosine dehydratase, producing the protein MMDLSWLSRTEALVGREALEKLANAHVMVLGLGGVGSFAAEFIARSGVGKMTIIDGDTVDPSNRNRQLPALATNHGVAKAEIMRERLLAINPELQLNVVQEFVMPQSIPGLLELQPDYCVEAIDSITPKLFFIRRAIESKIPFVSSMGAGGKLDPTKIRIADIGKTFNCKLAQHIRKKLKKHGIRKGVKVVFSTELPDKESLLYTDGSNYKKSAYGTMSYLPAAFGGALASVAIQDLMAKEN
- a CDS encoding TatD family hydrolase; the protein is MYIDIHTHNHAVPDQGIFTLPNVIVSKDYMTRTPCTAGIHPWYIDTDFEKQFEVLEMYANKPGVLAVGECGLDKLTATPWERQQMAFDRQIELANRLKKPLVLHTVRSYSETLAALLGKHNAVPVMMHGYAKHWELAKTLLSNGFHLSVGSHILKGGMDEFIKAVPLDRIFLESDDKNSKISEIYAYFCRVRKLPLQQLKQQIMLNFKQVFNYTIEE
- a CDS encoding histone deacetylase, with translation MLKIAHHTAYIHPLPEGHRFPMLKYELIPAQLLYEGLVTRDQFFEPGLVDKEIVKLAHDATYVEDMLGLRLDPKMQRRIGFPMSASLVDRELYLIDGTIQACFAAMEHGVAFNTAGGTHHAGRDFGEGFCLFNDQAVAAAYLHHQGIAKRILIIDLDVHQGNGTAHIFADHPDIITFSIHGERNFPFHKGKSHVDIGLPDGVADQEYLQLLARELPRLFQDYAPEFVFYQAGVDVLATDKLGKFNMTPEGCRKRDELVFRACRDFQIPVEVSMGGGYSVHIKDIVNAHVNTYRTAIDLYDF
- a CDS encoding nucleoid-associated protein, with amino-acid sequence MLFHQDADFKHLIIHHVGNKSQDEYFTLSEEEVDVHRDEILADLLMQYFMKPFSKANEVYRFYHPNDTLDLNEVYYFARQYFAGEKPFIDFSKDIAKYLYEVTEHPKIKSGELYIVALDNIQMEGEDHKAIGIFKSENKEAYLKVYSEASGLDVNYEEKAININKLDKGVVIVNVEEEEGYKVLCVDQTNGSEAVYWKDDFLKLRTRNDNFQQTGNIMKVYKNFVNEKIDEVFDMDKADKIDLLNRSMNYFKSKETFDEEEFNTEVIGNPDAVSLFKDYKSNFEEEFDTPFQSNFDIAAPAVKKMASSYKSVLKLDKNFHIYVHGKRELLEKGYDEDKGMNYYKLYFENED
- a CDS encoding DUF3810 domain-containing protein, with protein sequence MIQGNPDWIEYGYSRSFYPVYAYLPKILFGWLPFSIGDLLYVSLGATLLILFLKPIILLFRRQGRLAMRRFLVFLGVLFSVYLFFQVAWAMNYYRIPVSKQLKLNVDTVYLEDHLSILADHIAKANQLRAQVNMREQKRDSANIEVEQLMREDAQFPMLSKTQVKVKYPLVGVMASYFGVSGYFNPFSNEAHVNGNMPLHSYPFTVAHELSHQMGIGFEDECNFIGFVKLQDHPNPWYAYAAYLESSTYLLRSLYLVDKGKFEEYKLKFSAAVKADLQADQAYWQQYTGWINTLSGMFYNQYLIHNNQAEGMARYGMVSRLIIAWEKQKKAAN
- a CDS encoding HesB/IscA family protein, whose product is MVTITDKAKERIDTIMRDENYDSNYFVRVAVESGGCSGLSYKLNFDNEEKKGDQFFEDNGVKICLDIKSYLYLAGTELDYSDGLNGKGFEFHNPNASRTCACGESFSV
- a CDS encoding cysteine desulfurase family protein, yielding MKIAYFDNNATTRIDDLVLEAMLPYLKEQYGNASSVQHKLGRQGSHAVEHARIQVAELIHANPKEITFTSGSTEAINTVLRGISKSYRTIGNRILTCGTEHKAVLTTCEQLTKEGMAIDLLKVNGLGEIDLQALEDAIGPETVLVCLMAANNETGVIHPLQEIAEICQRKGVLFFCDATQWIGKLPLNVEETPIDILCLSAHKMHGPKGIGALYIRRKSKPIQIPALISGGKQEHGLRGGTYPVHQIVGLGEAAHQAQQKFEIATLRDYFEAELLKAVEESSIPTKGANRLPNTSNVLIKHVKTAELMTKLPQVAFSSGSACVSGDRDPSHVLKAMGYSAEDAYCSMRFSFSKYTDREEVDSAIQQLKEAVAAIRAHSPIWEMYKDGLI
- a CDS encoding mechanosensitive ion channel family protein, with protein sequence MKFANLESSLEKLFDSILLKMPSIVVGFLILFIGRYVIKFLLRFIDRRFEKRNVDMSIRSFIKSMVKITLYVLLLLTVANTMGIQTTSFIAALSAFGLAVGMALQGSLSNFAGGVLILMFRPFDVGDYISSANGSSGSVERIDLLYTTLIDDDGIRVFSPNGTLANSVIKNFTKIAYRRMQFSLVISYDTNIKQAREAILAVLAADSRVLEKPKAEVIVGDLKESGITLTVRAWANREVYWATKNEVGEEIKNVLDGKNVVFPSNIVKIIGESPKGTNPDQVQT
- a CDS encoding MIP/aquaporin family protein translates to MTAFIAELIGTAVMILLGGGVVANVVLKGTKGNDSGWIVIATAWALAVFVGVTIAGPYSGAHLNCAVTIANLALGKMDLATSLSYMGAQFLGAMIGATCVWLFYKSHFDTTDDAGAKQAVFCTAPAIRNLPINLFSETIATFVLIFTILHFTDAKLSDDSIVGLGSIGAIPVAFVVWVIGLSLGGTTGYAINPARDLGPRIMHAILPIQNKAGFDAGYAWVPVLGPIIGALLAVGLNTLIH